From the genome of Verrucomicrobiia bacterium, one region includes:
- a CDS encoding FKBP-type peptidyl-prolyl cis-trans isomerase encodes MNTRLPAFALIAAVSLTFAQADTGKTFKDEKEKANYAIGLSVGGNFKQSNLEYDAAAFEQGMKDALGDKPALTPQEISETIRKYQTERRAVLGEKNKAEGEAFLAENKTKSGVKVFESGLQYKVLAEGSGDSPKPEDSCVVKYRGTLINGTEFDSSERQPNGTATFPANRVIKGWTEALTHMKPGAKWQLFIPADLAYGEHGNRNIGPNNVLLFDVELVSFTPPPPPAAPAAPLTSDIIKVPSLEDMKKGAKIETIKPEEVEKLQKEKKN; translated from the coding sequence ATGAATACTCGATTACCTGCGTTTGCGTTGATCGCGGCAGTAAGCTTGACCTTCGCCCAAGCGGACACTGGCAAAACTTTTAAGGACGAAAAGGAGAAAGCCAACTACGCCATCGGCCTGAGCGTCGGGGGAAATTTCAAACAGAGCAACTTGGAATACGATGCCGCCGCGTTTGAACAGGGCATGAAAGACGCCTTGGGCGACAAACCGGCGCTGACCCCGCAGGAAATCTCTGAAACCATTCGCAAATATCAAACCGAACGACGCGCGGTATTGGGCGAAAAGAACAAGGCCGAGGGCGAAGCTTTTCTGGCCGAAAATAAAACCAAATCTGGAGTTAAAGTTTTTGAGAGTGGCTTGCAATACAAGGTGCTGGCCGAGGGTAGTGGTGATTCGCCCAAACCCGAGGATTCTTGCGTCGTCAAGTATCGGGGCACGCTGATCAATGGCACGGAGTTCGACAGCTCGGAACGTCAGCCCAACGGCACGGCAACCTTCCCGGCCAACCGCGTCATCAAAGGCTGGACCGAGGCGCTGACCCACATGAAACCGGGCGCCAAATGGCAACTCTTCATCCCGGCAGACTTGGCCTATGGCGAACACGGCAATCGCAACATCGGTCCGAACAACGTGCTGTTGTTCGATGTCGAGTTGGTTTCCTTCACGCCGCCACCACCGCCAGCCGCTCCGGCTGCGCCTCTGACCAGCGACATCATTAAAGTTCCGTCGCTCGAAGACATGAAGAAGGGTGCCAAAATTGAGACCATTAAACCTGAAGAGGTCGAAAAGCTTCAAAAGGAGAAAAAGAACTGA
- a CDS encoding PEP-CTERM sorting domain-containing protein (PEP-CTERM proteins occur, often in large numbers, in the proteomes of bacteria that also encode an exosortase, a predicted intramembrane cysteine proteinase. The presence of a PEP-CTERM domain at a protein's C-terminus predicts cleavage within the sorting domain, followed by covalent anchoring to some some component of the (usually Gram-negative) cell surface. Many PEP-CTERM proteins exhibit an unusual sequence composition that includes large numbers of potential glycosylation sites. Expression of one such protein has been shown restore the ability of a bacterium to form floc, a type of biofilm.), giving the protein MQNSKLEKQIAPGSREAAKLTSLLALAAGAVALPQAGQADIIYTSLGPSGYSIGFSAQESLQFVIPGNANIGFRREALQTYVGPQSNTVNIRLVLAGDLGGGAGGGFNGADVATPKPFGAAWDNPALLYNVPVAWVDDVGGQSATSNFDHQYYAWTFNDSTQGGAARYGWAEVSLAMAGYNAGGPTLTVWGYAYDDTGAKLTMGQAIPEPTSTALLALGAMALGARGVRKWRQDRKPKPSV; this is encoded by the coding sequence ATGCAAAATTCCAAACTGGAAAAACAGATTGCGCCGGGTTCTCGGGAGGCGGCAAAGCTTACTTCCTTGCTGGCATTGGCAGCGGGCGCGGTGGCATTACCGCAAGCGGGTCAGGCCGACATCATTTACACCAGTCTTGGGCCGAGCGGCTATTCCATTGGTTTCTCGGCACAGGAGAGTTTGCAATTTGTTATTCCGGGAAACGCCAATATCGGCTTTAGGCGTGAGGCTTTACAGACCTACGTCGGGCCACAGTCCAACACCGTCAACATCCGGCTGGTCTTGGCCGGCGACTTGGGTGGAGGAGCTGGTGGCGGTTTCAATGGTGCCGATGTGGCCACTCCCAAACCATTTGGGGCCGCCTGGGATAACCCCGCGTTACTCTATAACGTACCCGTGGCGTGGGTGGATGATGTCGGCGGACAAAGCGCCACAAGCAATTTTGACCACCAGTATTATGCCTGGACCTTCAACGACAGTACGCAAGGCGGCGCGGCGCGATACGGTTGGGCGGAAGTCAGCCTGGCAATGGCGGGTTACAACGCCGGTGGCCCCACGTTGACTGTTTGGGGGTACGCTTACGATGATACCGGCGCCAAACTCACGATGGGGCAGGCGATTCCCGAACCTACCTCGACCGCGTTGTTGGCTCTGGGAGCCATGGCGCTCGGCGCGCGTGGCGTGCGGAAGTGGCGCCAAGATCGGAAGCCGAAGCCGTCAGTCTGA
- a CDS encoding AraC family transcriptional regulator — MGANQNSHSNATNPPAQDFSESAAWRDIGSGWQPLFGSFHGVGYSFEWHDFMARREFDWAATFHPNCVELCLNLHGHGYVTAGRQRANFAPKTAGFYFRQQDALEARRTAGEQHTFLTVEFSCPFLTQHLTEAKAMLHPLVRAAVEDRTSKTTIGVPQRLTAPQLQLIATLRQPPVYAAAQPIWYQCKALELAVTFFVQPPPEQELFCTRQQRLAQERVEQVIFLLKQNLAAPPALEELGKKIGCSHFYLSRIFSAQTGQTITQYLRQLRMERAAELLKSREYNVTEAAYEVGYSSLSHFSTTFQETFGCCPGLYPLATTTQKSVAAKKPGS, encoded by the coding sequence ATGGGTGCAAACCAAAATTCCCACTCAAACGCGACCAACCCGCCGGCGCAAGATTTCTCGGAATCCGCCGCCTGGCGGGATATTGGCAGTGGCTGGCAGCCGCTTTTTGGCAGCTTCCATGGCGTTGGCTACAGTTTCGAGTGGCACGATTTCATGGCGCGTCGTGAATTTGATTGGGCGGCAACATTTCATCCCAACTGTGTTGAACTCTGCCTGAATCTTCACGGGCACGGCTACGTCACCGCCGGGCGGCAGCGCGCCAATTTTGCTCCGAAGACCGCCGGATTCTATTTCCGACAGCAAGACGCCTTGGAAGCACGCCGGACGGCTGGGGAGCAGCACACTTTTCTTACGGTCGAGTTCTCCTGCCCATTTTTGACGCAGCATTTGACCGAGGCCAAGGCCATGTTGCATCCGCTGGTCCGTGCCGCCGTCGAGGATCGCACGAGCAAAACCACCATCGGCGTGCCGCAGCGCTTGACCGCTCCACAATTGCAGTTGATCGCTACGTTGCGGCAACCGCCCGTCTATGCCGCCGCGCAGCCGATCTGGTATCAGTGCAAGGCGTTGGAACTGGCCGTCACCTTTTTTGTTCAACCGCCACCCGAGCAGGAATTGTTCTGCACGCGCCAACAGCGGCTGGCCCAGGAACGGGTGGAGCAAGTCATATTTCTACTGAAACAAAATCTCGCCGCGCCGCCAGCCTTGGAGGAACTCGGTAAGAAGATCGGTTGCAGTCATTTCTATCTGAGTCGGATCTTTTCGGCGCAAACCGGCCAGACCATCACCCAGTATTTGCGACAATTGCGCATGGAACGCGCCGCCGAGTTGCTGAAATCCCGCGAGTATAACGTAACCGAAGCGGCGTATGAGGTGGGTTATAGCAGTTTAAGCCACTTTAGCACCACGTTTCAGGAAACTTTTGGTTGTTGTCCCGGATTATACCCGCTGGCGACCACCACGCAGAAATCGGTCGCGGCCAAGAAGCCGGGGAGCTGA
- a CDS encoding alkaline phosphatase family protein, which yields MSKPRVLLIGWDAADWKLIRPLLQAGEMPHLARLLREGVSGNIATLYPVLSPMLWTSIATGKRAYQHGIHGFIEPLPDGSGVRPILILSRRTKALWNILNQNGYRSLVVGWWPSHPAEPINGVMVSNHFSLPSGMPGKMLPLPVGTIHPPSLARTLSDLRINPMELTGEFLRPFVPDYERINQKEDKRLHMLGKIIAETMSVHAVGTELLETQEWDFAALYYSGLDHFGHGFMRYHPPRLSGVSEVDFAVYQTVINNAYRYHDAMLGALLELVDEQTTVILMSDHGFHPDAQRPEYIPAEPAGPAIEHRHFGILGLRGPGLRRNETIYGASLLDICPTVLSLFGLPPGRDMEGKVLHSIFQHAPKLEPIKSWDAVPGDAGLHPPETQLDFSASAAAFQQLVELGYIAPPTDRIQETVAEGVRELEYNLARSYRDGNHCATAAALAEKLWTRWPAEHRFGILLIDCLTALQQTERRRAAVETLAHRVEQHQRQAQSEIAQLESQQAVPSEEQTEDRRTQLAERRRWELAQGAPLLLEWLRLSQALLEGRRAEARERLSQFLPMASNHPNWTPRIVNALMELDDVERAEALLNQILFADTENPVAHAQLAELHFRAGRFDRAIAAATESLSLLYFQPALHALLGRALLEQHRFAEAESELLVAVAQSPRHLIAHETLAVLYRRHLSRPEAAFAHEGRAQSLRNELTERQRNGGQDSAAPFNTIPSAPYITWKESARGIIPPPFPTPVRHEQIITVVSGLPRSGTSLMMQMLAAAGRAVLSDDQRRPDADNALGYYEFAPVLSLAQDASWLPQARGKVVKVVAQLLPHLPRHEHYEIVFMERNLEAVIASQQAMLTRQGRHGARLEAQQLAETYQRQLTLLRQQMNQRPEIRWWALNYDELLADVGVAVRGLAEFLGAPFDRDRAVAAVRPELRRH from the coding sequence ATGTCCAAACCGCGCGTCTTACTCATCGGCTGGGATGCGGCGGATTGGAAGCTCATCCGGCCGTTGTTGCAAGCTGGTGAAATGCCTCATCTCGCCAGACTGCTTCGCGAAGGCGTGAGCGGAAACATCGCCACCCTTTATCCCGTACTCAGTCCGATGTTGTGGACCTCCATCGCGACGGGTAAACGCGCTTATCAACATGGTATCCACGGTTTCATCGAACCATTGCCGGATGGCTCCGGCGTACGGCCCATCTTAATCCTGTCCCGCCGCACCAAGGCGCTCTGGAATATCCTCAATCAAAACGGATACCGTTCGTTGGTCGTCGGTTGGTGGCCTTCGCATCCGGCGGAGCCGATCAATGGGGTCATGGTTTCAAACCATTTTTCACTGCCTTCAGGTATGCCCGGGAAAATGTTGCCGCTGCCGGTTGGCACAATTCATCCGCCATCCTTGGCCCGCACCCTCAGCGATTTGCGGATCAATCCCATGGAATTAACCGGCGAATTTTTGCGCCCGTTCGTGCCGGATTACGAGCGCATCAATCAAAAGGAGGATAAACGCCTGCACATGCTGGGCAAAATCATTGCCGAGACCATGTCGGTCCATGCCGTGGGCACCGAGTTATTGGAAACCCAGGAATGGGATTTCGCCGCGCTCTATTACAGTGGCCTGGATCATTTTGGTCACGGTTTCATGCGCTATCATCCGCCGCGTTTGTCCGGGGTTTCGGAAGTTGATTTCGCCGTTTATCAAACGGTTATCAACAACGCCTACCGCTACCACGATGCGATGTTGGGCGCCCTGTTGGAATTGGTGGATGAACAAACCACCGTGATCTTGATGAGCGATCACGGTTTTCATCCCGACGCGCAACGTCCGGAATACATCCCCGCTGAACCAGCCGGTCCGGCGATTGAGCATCGGCACTTTGGCATCCTTGGTCTGCGGGGACCGGGATTGCGTCGCAACGAAACGATTTATGGCGCAAGCCTGTTGGATATTTGTCCGACGGTGTTGTCGCTGTTCGGACTGCCGCCCGGACGCGACATGGAGGGTAAGGTTCTACACTCCATTTTCCAACACGCGCCCAAACTCGAACCCATTAAAAGTTGGGATGCGGTTCCGGGCGACGCGGGGTTGCATCCGCCAGAAACCCAATTGGATTTTTCCGCTTCCGCGGCCGCTTTCCAGCAACTCGTGGAATTGGGCTACATTGCGCCGCCCACCGACCGGATCCAGGAAACGGTGGCCGAGGGGGTGCGCGAACTGGAATACAATCTGGCGCGATCGTATCGCGACGGAAACCATTGCGCGACCGCCGCCGCACTGGCGGAAAAGCTTTGGACGCGCTGGCCGGCGGAACATCGCTTCGGCATTTTGTTGATAGATTGTCTCACCGCCTTGCAGCAAACGGAACGCCGCCGCGCCGCCGTTGAAACTTTGGCTCACCGCGTGGAACAACATCAACGCCAGGCTCAAAGCGAAATCGCCCAACTGGAGTCGCAACAGGCGGTCCCCTCGGAGGAGCAAACCGAGGATCGGCGGACGCAACTTGCCGAACGACGACGATGGGAGCTGGCGCAAGGCGCGCCCCTGTTGTTGGAATGGCTGAGACTGTCTCAGGCGTTGCTGGAAGGACGCCGCGCCGAAGCCCGCGAACGCTTGAGCCAGTTTCTGCCGATGGCGTCTAATCATCCCAACTGGACGCCGCGAATCGTCAACGCTTTGATGGAGCTGGATGACGTCGAAAGGGCGGAAGCGTTGCTGAACCAGATTCTATTCGCGGACACCGAGAATCCCGTGGCTCATGCGCAGTTGGCGGAATTGCATTTCCGCGCGGGAAGATTTGATCGCGCCATCGCCGCTGCCACCGAATCCCTAAGCTTGTTATATTTTCAACCTGCGCTTCACGCGTTGTTGGGCCGCGCACTTTTGGAGCAACATCGCTTTGCGGAAGCTGAATCGGAACTGCTGGTCGCCGTGGCGCAAAGTCCGCGGCATTTGATCGCGCACGAAACCTTGGCGGTGTTATACCGACGTCATTTGTCGCGACCTGAAGCCGCTTTTGCCCACGAAGGTCGCGCGCAATCACTCCGCAACGAGCTGACCGAGCGCCAACGCAACGGCGGCCAGGATTCTGCCGCGCCATTCAACACGATTCCGTCCGCTCCGTACATCACCTGGAAGGAATCCGCGCGGGGAATAATCCCGCCACCATTCCCCACGCCCGTACGGCACGAGCAAATCATAACGGTGGTCTCGGGCCTGCCGCGCAGCGGGACCTCGTTGATGATGCAAATGCTGGCCGCGGCTGGCCGCGCGGTTTTGAGCGACGATCAGCGGCGCCCCGACGCAGACAACGCGCTCGGGTATTACGAATTCGCTCCGGTGCTTTCGCTGGCCCAGGACGCCTCGTGGCTGCCGCAGGCGCGCGGCAAGGTGGTCAAAGTCGTGGCGCAGTTGCTTCCGCATCTGCCGCGCCATGAGCATTACGAAATCGTTTTCATGGAACGCAACCTGGAGGCCGTCATCGCTTCGCAACAGGCCATGTTGACCCGACAAGGCCGTCACGGTGCGCGGTTGGAAGCGCAACAACTTGCCGAGACGTATCAACGGCAACTCACCTTGTTGCGACAACAAATGAATCAACGCCCGGAAATCCGCTGGTGGGCCTTGAACTATGACGAACTGCTGGCGGACGTGGGTGTGGCCGTCCGAGGGTTGGCGGAATTTCTCGGCGCGCCCTTTGACCGGGATCGTGCGGTAGCCGCAGTGCGTCCGGAATTACGCCGCCATTGA